A section of the Aminiphilus circumscriptus DSM 16581 genome encodes:
- a CDS encoding xanthine dehydrogenase family protein molybdopterin-binding subunit, with protein sequence MNKEMSSVEKTTQIVAKEEDTVLKYVGKDIVRIDIERKIDGRFHYLADLPPNGSLHACLLLSTVAHGRVLSIDDSEAMKVPGVKRVFTFRDDPGVRFNSQVSLPDQEDFRDERIFTDLPLFVGDRIGAVLAENAQAARTAASLVKITYETFEPILDPEQALVAPPLLEGRPQVLEGRLCYGDEEPDEHGLVAADSIVRTPKIHHAAMENHICLAYVDHDGTLTVESPCQMIFTVRYLLAQTLGLPLGKVRVIKAPVGGSFGGKQDVILEPACALMAMEAQRPVRLALSRKETIIATRTRTATIGAVRTLARPDGTLVFRRVEVLSDSGAYLTGGHRVTMAMGKKTSRLYRIPSQIFIGKTTYTTTTPSGACRGFGSPQIHAATEINLDFLAEKLDMDPAELRLKNLVHPGDEDPTGAPSLGNARVRECLQLGMERFDWKKRLRRPSGDGRYRRGIGLACGTHGNGYYGSPYPDFTGIALRLCEDGSVIVNAGFHELGNGTLTVMTQITAEILDLPPERIVVTEGDTHFSPFDTGCIASRVTYVCGSCMSALAEKVKRRFIQQLGRLFGEMCDDIKLENGRVFIRDKNIADYGTMVVAIAHGLGEEVGDFLTYTPRANPASYGVHFAEVEVDTFTGLVKVTDFLAVHDIGKAIHPQMTKGQIYGGVQMGIGMALSEEILYDAAGCPKNDSLGRYHLVTAQDMPNVEILLVEKHEPGGPFGGKSIGEISTVPTAAAVVNAVNRALNTHLTHLPLTPEKIIEAIAAKGEKGSGDF encoded by the coding sequence ATGAACAAAGAAATGTCTTCTGTCGAAAAAACCACCCAAATCGTCGCAAAAGAAGAAGACACCGTCCTCAAGTACGTCGGGAAGGACATTGTGCGAATCGACATCGAACGAAAGATCGACGGCCGCTTTCACTATCTTGCGGACCTCCCTCCGAACGGAAGCCTTCACGCCTGCCTTCTTCTCAGTACGGTCGCGCATGGAAGAGTCCTGTCGATAGACGATTCCGAAGCCATGAAAGTCCCCGGTGTAAAAAGAGTCTTTACCTTCAGAGATGACCCTGGCGTCCGGTTCAACAGCCAGGTCTCCCTCCCCGATCAGGAGGATTTCCGTGACGAACGTATTTTTACCGATCTTCCTCTTTTCGTCGGAGACCGCATCGGTGCAGTGCTCGCCGAAAATGCCCAGGCGGCACGGACGGCGGCCTCATTGGTAAAAATAACGTATGAGACTTTCGAACCCATTTTGGACCCGGAACAGGCGCTGGTCGCCCCTCCGTTACTGGAAGGGCGACCCCAGGTTCTCGAGGGACGCCTGTGTTATGGGGATGAGGAGCCTGACGAACACGGGCTTGTCGCTGCCGACTCCATCGTCAGAACTCCGAAAATCCACCACGCCGCTATGGAAAATCACATCTGCCTGGCCTATGTGGATCACGACGGCACCCTGACCGTGGAATCCCCTTGCCAGATGATCTTTACAGTCCGCTATCTCCTTGCACAGACCCTCGGCCTACCCCTCGGAAAGGTCCGCGTGATCAAAGCCCCTGTAGGCGGATCTTTCGGAGGCAAACAGGACGTCATTCTGGAACCTGCCTGCGCACTGATGGCAATGGAAGCGCAAAGGCCCGTGCGCCTCGCGCTGAGCAGGAAAGAAACGATCATCGCAACACGCACCAGAACGGCCACGATCGGAGCGGTGAGAACGCTCGCCCGTCCCGATGGAACCCTTGTCTTTCGGCGAGTGGAGGTTCTCTCCGACTCAGGCGCATATTTAACCGGCGGTCACCGTGTAACCATGGCGATGGGAAAGAAAACATCGCGACTCTACAGAATTCCGTCGCAAATTTTTATCGGAAAAACAACCTACACCACGACTACGCCCAGTGGCGCTTGTCGCGGATTCGGCTCACCCCAAATCCACGCGGCAACGGAAATCAATTTAGATTTCCTGGCGGAAAAGCTTGACATGGATCCGGCCGAACTTCGGTTGAAAAATCTGGTTCATCCCGGCGACGAAGATCCGACGGGCGCCCCCTCGCTCGGAAACGCCCGCGTTCGAGAATGTCTTCAGCTGGGAATGGAACGTTTCGACTGGAAAAAACGCCTCCGTCGGCCCTCTGGAGACGGTCGTTATCGACGAGGAATCGGCCTCGCCTGCGGAACCCACGGAAACGGATACTACGGAAGCCCTTATCCGGATTTCACCGGAATTGCACTACGTCTCTGCGAGGACGGCTCCGTGATCGTCAATGCCGGATTTCATGAACTCGGAAACGGAACTCTTACGGTCATGACACAAATTACGGCGGAGATCTTGGATCTTCCTCCGGAAAGAATCGTCGTCACCGAGGGGGACACGCACTTTTCCCCCTTCGATACCGGATGTATCGCGAGCCGTGTCACGTACGTCTGCGGGTCCTGCATGTCGGCGCTTGCCGAGAAAGTAAAACGCCGCTTCATTCAGCAACTCGGGAGGCTCTTCGGAGAAATGTGCGACGACATCAAACTGGAAAACGGGCGCGTCTTCATACGAGACAAGAATATCGCCGATTACGGAACAATGGTCGTTGCAATCGCACATGGACTAGGAGAGGAAGTCGGAGATTTTCTCACCTATACTCCCCGTGCGAACCCCGCCTCTTATGGCGTTCATTTCGCGGAGGTCGAGGTGGACACGTTCACGGGGCTGGTCAAGGTGACAGATTTTCTTGCGGTCCACGACATCGGGAAAGCGATTCACCCCCAGATGACAAAAGGTCAGATTTACGGGGGGGTGCAGATGGGTATCGGAATGGCTCTCTCCGAAGAAATTCTCTACGATGCGGCGGGGTGTCCGAAAAACGACTCCCTGGGACGGTATCATCTTGTCACTGCCCAGGACATGCCCAACGTGGAAATTCTTCTCGTTGAAAAACATGAACCCGGAGGGCCCTTCGGTGGAAAAAGCATCGGAGAAATCAGCACCGTACCGACGGCAGCCGCCGTTGTCAACGCCGTCAACAGAGCTTTGAACACGCACCTCACACACCTCCCTCTCACGCCGGAAAAAATCATAGAGGCGATTGCTGCGAAAGGAGAGAAAGGCTCCGGGGATTTTTGA
- a CDS encoding FAD binding domain-containing protein codes for MRSSRPKELSELRHILGRGDTDVRLLAGGTDLVVHLNRNPQEKWHLVDLTGIEELKKIERKGHCLEIGALVTFQELEESTEISSGIKSLSGVASLVGSCQIRNRGTTGGNVANGSAAADLPPVLCALNALVVIERYDGSRRTVPAGEANPIDMTSLARHGEYIRKFLIPLNENDFSFFSKIGSRRAVTISKINLSSSWRRQEGYIVKPRLYLGALGSWPIRASEAEEFLSSAPSYDLSESEFLRILSATVERTIPKRASMPYKRQAVKGLGHQLWRNLGEVIE; via the coding sequence ATGCGAAGCAGCCGTCCTAAGGAGCTTTCCGAGCTGCGACACATTCTCGGAAGAGGGGATACGGACGTGCGTCTTCTCGCCGGAGGGACCGATCTTGTGGTGCATCTCAACAGAAATCCGCAGGAAAAATGGCACTTAGTGGACCTGACAGGAATCGAAGAGCTGAAGAAAATCGAGCGAAAGGGCCATTGCCTGGAAATCGGGGCGCTCGTTACGTTTCAAGAACTCGAAGAATCCACGGAAATCTCCTCAGGAATCAAATCTCTTTCCGGCGTCGCGTCTCTGGTGGGTTCCTGCCAGATCAGAAACAGAGGGACGACAGGGGGCAATGTGGCCAATGGATCCGCCGCCGCGGATCTTCCTCCCGTGCTCTGCGCCTTGAACGCCCTGGTTGTCATCGAACGTTACGATGGAAGCCGAAGGACAGTCCCTGCCGGAGAAGCGAATCCGATAGACATGACCTCTCTCGCACGCCATGGAGAATATATCAGGAAATTCCTCATCCCCCTCAATGAAAATGATTTTTCTTTTTTCAGCAAAATAGGAAGCCGTCGAGCAGTTACCATATCAAAAATCAATCTTTCTTCTTCATGGAGACGTCAAGAAGGATACATCGTGAAACCGCGCCTCTATCTTGGAGCCCTGGGCTCCTGGCCGATAAGGGCATCAGAGGCCGAAGAGTTCTTGTCCTCAGCGCCGTCATACGACCTTTCCGAATCGGAATTTCTCCGCATTCTCTCGGCGACGGTGGAGAGAACGATACCGAAGAGGGCTTCCATGCCCTATAAGCGCCAGGCCGTCAAAGGCCTCGGACATCAGTTATGGAGAAACCTTGGGGAGGTGATTGAATGA
- a CDS encoding 2Fe-2S iron-sulfur cluster-binding protein produces the protein MGEVLITLTVNDHRYSSEVSPSLRLLDLLRDTLGFTSVKEGCSEGECGACTVLMNGKAVTSCTIMAFQADGSEIVTVEGLEKRGELEPIKRAFIENDAVQCGFCTPGMIISAKALLDKNATPTEEDVRRALEGNLCRCTGYIPIIKAVLNAAERMGEHAKQPS, from the coding sequence GTGGGCGAGGTGCTGATAACGCTGACGGTCAATGACCACCGATATTCTTCTGAGGTTTCTCCCTCTTTGCGGCTTTTGGATCTCTTGAGAGACACGCTTGGTTTCACCAGCGTCAAAGAGGGATGCTCGGAGGGAGAGTGTGGCGCCTGCACCGTCCTCATGAACGGAAAGGCCGTCACTTCGTGCACAATCATGGCCTTTCAAGCCGACGGCAGCGAGATCGTAACCGTGGAGGGTCTTGAAAAACGCGGAGAACTTGAGCCGATCAAAAGAGCCTTCATTGAAAACGACGCGGTCCAGTGCGGCTTTTGCACTCCCGGAATGATCATTTCCGCCAAGGCTCTTCTCGACAAAAACGCGACGCCCACCGAAGAAGATGTCAGAAGAGCCCTCGAGGGGAATCTTTGCCGCTGTACAGGATATATTCCGATCATCAAAGCCGTTCTGAATGCCGCGGAAAGGATGGGCGAACATGCGAAGCAGCCGTCCTAA
- a CDS encoding HAL/PAL/TAL family ammonia-lyase has protein sequence MFRRQKGFLAFVVGLGVFFALAGVVAASETPLVLTGKNLTIEDIVSVAVEGRKVAVSEEAMKNVSHSYDTVMKAAVEGMPVYGLTVGVGWNKDRPVFTTVEGKKVLSDELLNMSKKFNIISLRAHCAGVGSFLPVEVVRAGMLSRLNQFLTGIPGVQPYVVKIYERYLNEGITPLVPSKGTVGQADITLSSHIGLAMVGEWDVLYKGERMPALEVMKALQIEPLVPVGKDFLSILSTNALALGQAALAVAEAGHFLEISYPAFGLFLEGYNGNVAPFMKEVAEIRPFEGYVEAAEKMRKTLEGSYLYKPSETRAMQDPLSIRSMAYTLGNVEVALKRARAALILAVNHTDDNPAVIWDAKKGKDRDPQTSRYFLGDEGAIFPTANFEILPVVRELDSLNVALAQMSNRLVMQTIRLEDPKFTNLTRFLSDPENPGHAFGAIQKPLVEMDTENRMLAAPTQLGAIALAGNIEDTAGCTLISVRSLEQITENLYGILSLQLLHSTQAVDLRKSQMKDELFMAETTQKLYDAYRKVVPFVDQDRPFTKDIAEGIEFLKNMH, from the coding sequence ATGTTCCGAAGACAGAAAGGGTTCCTGGCGTTCGTGGTTGGTCTTGGTGTGTTTTTTGCACTCGCAGGAGTGGTGGCGGCGTCAGAAACGCCTCTGGTGCTGACCGGAAAGAATCTCACCATTGAGGACATCGTCAGCGTCGCGGTGGAAGGCAGAAAAGTAGCGGTGTCCGAGGAAGCCATGAAAAACGTATCGCACAGCTATGATACAGTCATGAAGGCCGCCGTTGAGGGGATGCCGGTGTACGGTCTGACGGTGGGGGTGGGCTGGAACAAGGATCGTCCCGTTTTTACGACCGTGGAGGGTAAAAAAGTCCTTTCAGATGAACTGCTTAATATGTCAAAAAAATTTAATATTATTTCCCTCCGAGCGCATTGTGCTGGTGTGGGTTCCTTTTTGCCGGTCGAGGTAGTCAGAGCGGGCATGCTCTCACGGCTAAACCAGTTTTTGACGGGGATTCCCGGTGTGCAGCCGTATGTCGTAAAAATTTATGAGAGATATCTGAATGAGGGCATCACACCGTTAGTTCCCTCAAAGGGAACCGTCGGTCAGGCGGATATTACCCTTTCTTCTCATATCGGACTCGCGATGGTGGGAGAATGGGATGTGTTGTACAAAGGCGAAAGAATGCCTGCCCTCGAGGTCATGAAGGCGCTTCAAATCGAGCCCCTGGTTCCCGTCGGAAAAGATTTTCTTTCCATCCTGAGCACCAACGCCCTTGCTCTCGGGCAGGCCGCGTTGGCAGTTGCGGAGGCCGGGCATTTCCTTGAAATCTCTTATCCCGCCTTCGGTCTTTTCCTGGAGGGGTACAACGGCAATGTGGCGCCCTTCATGAAGGAAGTCGCGGAAATACGCCCCTTTGAGGGATATGTGGAAGCGGCGGAAAAGATGCGTAAAACTCTAGAAGGTTCGTATCTTTATAAACCGAGTGAAACACGAGCCATGCAGGATCCTCTTTCCATTCGTTCGATGGCGTACACGTTGGGAAACGTGGAGGTCGCTCTGAAGCGAGCACGTGCAGCCCTGATTCTCGCAGTGAACCATACGGACGACAATCCGGCGGTGATCTGGGATGCGAAAAAGGGTAAAGACAGGGATCCGCAGACATCTCGTTACTTCCTGGGAGACGAAGGAGCGATCTTTCCGACGGCGAACTTCGAGATTCTCCCCGTCGTAAGGGAACTCGACAGTCTGAACGTTGCCCTCGCTCAGATGTCAAACCGCCTTGTCATGCAGACAATCCGCCTTGAAGACCCGAAATTCACGAACCTGACGAGGTTTCTCTCCGATCCGGAGAATCCCGGTCATGCCTTTGGAGCCATCCAGAAGCCTCTTGTTGAAATGGATACCGAAAATCGCATGCTTGCCGCTCCGACTCAACTCGGAGCCATTGCGCTGGCTGGCAATATCGAGGATACGGCCGGATGTACGTTGATATCGGTCCGCTCGCTCGAACAGATAACGGAAAATCTTTATGGTATTCTTTCGCTTCAGCTTCTGCATTCCACGCAAGCAGTGGATCTCAGGAAATCTCAGATGAAGGACGAGCTTTTCATGGCGGAAACAACTCAAAAATTGTATGATGCCTACAGAAAAGTGGTTCCCTTCGTTGATCAGGACAGACCTTTCACAAAAGATATCGCCGAAGGCATCGAATTTTTAAAAAATATGCATTAA
- a CDS encoding IS256 family transposase — MKALFGNETDALKTLMKEVLQEILDGEMTELLGAERHERNTERTGYRSGYYTRSLVTRIGKLELRIPRDRNGEFSTALFERYQRSEKALVAALAEMYVQGVSTRKVTAITEELCGHRFSASSISAINKGLDEALSRFANRPLDEEYPYLILDARYEKVRENGVIRSQAVQIAIGINREGQRQILAVELAPRETASSWKEFLLGLKLRGLRGVEFVVSDDHAGLRSAIGETLLEASWQRCYVHFLRNALDHLPRKADDDCLQELRWIYDRRDIMEAHRDLTSWITKWQRKYPKLVDWVEENIEETLTFYRLPRAHHKHLKSTNMLERLNEEIKRRTRVVRIFPNTDACQRLIRALCVETHEAWLESSRYLNMDLLIEHKKALLEKCG, encoded by the coding sequence ATGAAAGCCCTTTTCGGGAACGAAACGGACGCCCTGAAGACCCTGATGAAGGAAGTGCTGCAAGAAATCCTTGACGGGGAAATGACGGAACTCCTTGGAGCCGAACGACATGAGCGCAACACAGAACGTACGGGTTATCGGTCAGGCTACTATACCCGAAGTCTGGTCACGCGAATCGGCAAGCTGGAACTGCGGATTCCCAGAGACCGCAACGGAGAATTCTCCACGGCACTGTTCGAGCGTTATCAGCGCAGTGAGAAGGCATTGGTGGCGGCTCTGGCGGAAATGTATGTGCAGGGCGTGTCCACGCGCAAAGTGACGGCGATCACCGAGGAATTGTGCGGACATCGTTTTTCCGCGAGCAGCATCAGCGCCATCAACAAAGGTCTCGATGAAGCCCTGTCTCGTTTTGCGAACCGTCCCCTTGACGAAGAGTACCCGTATTTGATTCTGGATGCCCGCTACGAGAAAGTTCGCGAGAACGGAGTTATCCGTTCCCAGGCGGTACAGATCGCCATCGGAATCAACCGGGAGGGGCAGCGGCAGATCTTGGCGGTGGAATTGGCTCCCCGTGAAACGGCAAGCAGTTGGAAAGAGTTTCTTCTCGGGCTCAAGCTACGGGGTTTGCGCGGTGTCGAATTCGTGGTATCCGACGACCACGCAGGACTTCGTTCGGCCATCGGAGAGACCCTGCTCGAAGCATCTTGGCAGCGTTGCTACGTCCATTTTCTGCGGAATGCTCTGGATCATCTGCCCCGTAAGGCCGATGACGATTGTCTCCAGGAACTCCGCTGGATCTACGACCGCCGGGACATTATGGAGGCCCACCGGGATCTGACGTCCTGGATCACCAAATGGCAGAGGAAATATCCGAAGCTTGTTGACTGGGTGGAGGAGAACATAGAGGAGACGCTGACCTTCTACCGGCTTCCCAGAGCACATCACAAGCATCTGAAGTCAACCAATATGCTGGAACGGCTCAACGAAGAGATCAAGAGAAGGACCCGGGTCGTCCGTATCTTCCCAAACACCGATGCATGTCAGCGCCTGATACGGGCACTGTGCGTCGAAACCCACGAGGCGTGGCTGGAGTCCAGTCGCTACCTCAACATGGACCTGTTGATCGAACACAAAAAGGCACTCTTGGAAAAGTGTGGCTAA